The following nucleotide sequence is from Trifolium pratense cultivar HEN17-A07 linkage group LG2, ARS_RC_1.1, whole genome shotgun sequence.
gataaacaaataaaaacaaatagataaattttttaaaatttgcaccattaacaaatgagatatgcataaaaaaaaattatataaattttttttgtgtcaagcaaatgacaaataattctaCCGTTCATTactcttaaataaataatattaacattAAAATCGCCTCATTTTgattctcaaatgtgaaattttttcacacggggacatgggataaaatactccagaagaaaacaaatgtttAAAGGAGaaagatgacgattaagaacaaatatatattaaccgttagattgtttttgcttaatgaccttttttttatgaaaataaaagaacaaatatacgaacatgtgggttgggaacggggagtggagtatcactcttcgttctaccatttctccttaaaatctctaaaatttggatcatttatcatatttaaataaattattacgttaaatataaaattaattttacaaataattaaaaaaaccacaaaatattgaaattttaataatccatatttttcatgtgttaaaaaaagatctatatttttcattgaacattaactcgtgcatttgcacgggtaagttatactagtactTTCTTGGTTTGGAAGTTGCACATACTAAAGAAGGTGTTAGTATATTGCTTAGACTTACTCAATGACTCAGGCTTACTTGGATCCAAACTAGCTTCTACACCTCTGGATCCTTCTATTAAGCTTCATCAGGACAATGGGAAACCATTTGAAGATATCAACTTATATATAAGACTTGTGGGGAAACTGTTATATCTCACTATTAATACTAGACCTGATATAACATATGCAACTCATGAGTTcaagaaaacatgcatttactggcggccaaaagccctcagtaatgcacaattttcgtaaaaaatacatgcattactgacggccaaGGACCCTCAGCATTTGTCTCGCCGGTAATggttactgacggcccaggaccgtcaataacgttactgacggcctggagccctcagtaatgcacaaCAGTCTGCTCAACATTTATGACGGCCTGCAGCCGCCAATAACGGAATTCGAGGGTGAATTCCTGGCGGCCTGCAGCCGTCGGTAATGcacaattattttcaaaaaaataatttaataatttaattatttaaaaatcaatattaataatattgatttttaaataattaaattgttaaattatttttaaaaaattctagttttaataatttaatttttttaaaaaaatatactgcataataaataattaaaaaatattaaatataattttatttttacaaaaaaatattaaaatttaattaaaagcataatataaatacttaacataagcataatataaatacatttaaataacaaagcaaaaattttaactttaaaaacacttaccactttttggatggagatatgaaaatgacattacttttttaaaaatacacaaactgttaaaaattttctttattaaaaataattttttaaatatttcgtttttaaaaataagaatataaatatactgtttttttgaaaaaaaaaatacttattttaaaaaaaatattactgttttcgaaataaacaaaattaaatatatttttttaattttttttttacaaaaacaataatttttatacttagtgataagaaaatattagtaacaaattacaaagtattaattaataactattactaagtatacggtaaaaaaaaactatcactaagtattataaattaaaattacgttacttacttgggtgccgagtagattcttacttggcgcgctcctaacccacgaccacgagaataagacttgctaataaaaatggtaaacaacaaatattagaacgtatacatttaaataacaaagcaaaaattttaattttgtcaaaataaaacacaaacacttaccactttttggatGAAAATATGAGAGTTAAAAGTAtgaaatttaagagagaagttagagaaaatttagagagagaatgaaaatgtaaaaatgaaGGGAAGTAAAATGAATTTGTGGAAGAGTAATATATAGGAGAAGTGACCGTTggtgaatttaaattttgaaaagcATTACTGGCGGCCTGAAGCCGTCAGTAATTCACAACGGTAAGTACATTATTGACGGCCCACCCTCGTCAATACGCATCATTAAATACTGGCGGCCCACCCTCGTCATTAATGTTCAACGGTCTCCTTTaattactgacggcctgtaGCCGTCGTAATTTCCAAGACCTTTTCTTACATTACTGACGGCCCCTAGCCGTCACTAATGCCCAATCTGACGTTTTTCGTTTTTCAAGGAGGGATAATGCATTACTGACGGATTGTAGCCTTCAGTAACTTAAAAATAcattactgagggcttttaGCCCTCAATAAGTTTGGTAAATAATatcatgttttcttgtagtgtcaaCAACTGAGTCAATTCTTGCATAATCCCACTATGACACATTATAAAGCAGCTTGTACAGTCATTAGATACCTCAAACACATCCCTGGTATAGGTCTTGTTTTTCACAGAAATGCAGATATAGAACTACTTGGTTACTTAGATGCAAATTGGGCAGGATGCCTAGACACTAGAAAATCAACAACTGGATATTGTTTCTTCTTAGGCACATCATTAATTTCATGGAAAGCAAAGAAACAGACAACCATATCCAAATCATCATCTGAAGCAGAATATAGAGCATTATCCTCAGCAACATGTGAATTAACTTGGCTCTTGTACTTGTTGAAGGATTTATACATTGAAAGTAACAACCAGTGATATTCTGTGACAATCAAAGTACTTTGCACATAGCCTCTAATCCAGTTTTTCATGAAAGGACTAAACATATTGAAATAGACTATCACATTGTGAGAGAAAAGGTACAAGAAGGGTTAATGAGGCTGCTTCCTATTTCAACACAGGATCAGCTAGCAGATTTCTTGACAAAGGCACTACCTGATCCAAAGTTCAACAATTTCATATCCAAGCTTGGATTGCTTGATATATACCAAGCATCAGCTTGTGGGAGGCTGTTAAGTGATAATTGTGAATCAAATATTAAAGATAACACAAAGTGTAAACTAAGTaattgtaactaacttgtaggCCAAGCTATTATAAAGTTAGTGTAACATAACTTAAGATAGATCCTACATTGTGTATATAAGGATCATTACTTGTACTTTAGATTCATTCTTTTCCAATAATGAAGAATCATAATCTTCGATTCTCTCTTTCCCTTTAAATTGTAACAAGACTCCTAAATGTCTTCCCCTACTTTCTCATAGTGCCCATTTTCCTTAATTCCTCTTTGTCTCTTACATTCAGTAAGTTGTTAGTTATATTCCAATGCCAATTCATTGCTCTTGCATCATATATGTCCGAAACCAACATATTTCGTACATGGGACCATTTAAATACTCCCTCTAtgacaaatataagcaaaattcatatttttaggttcattgaataattaatatatttgatctataatataaatcatatacattaattatgtaATGTCTCAAAAGGTgaagtttgtttatattttgtcatGAAAAAAGTATTAATTATTCTCATTTTTTAGTCATGGTTCCTGGaaaatgttaattttgtttCCATCCCCAATGCACCATCTAAGTCCCCTCTGACTATTATatgtagggatgacaatgggtgcgggtttgatactacccaaatACACACCCATATATTTGGGTGCCACCCAAACTCAAATATTGTTCGGGTGGGAAAATGAAACTCACACCCGCACCCGCTGGGTTCGGGGTTTTTTCAATTGTTCTTTGAAGTCAGCATTCTACTTCACAGGTGCTATTGTTctctatttgaatttttttgtttgtttttatctGAAGCTTAGAAAATGTTGCCTAAGAAATATTTATCTggtaatgaaaaacaaaaaaaaaatgaaaggaagatctaataaaatcaaaacaaaacgaAAGGAAGAAACCGCTTCTTATAAAtttttgagtaattttttttttatattttgtacaactattattatgtattaatactattattatattaattgaaagattttttttatgtttggcCTAAAGCTCGTGAAATATCAGGAATAACATTGGCGacaattaaaatatgaaaatctAAAACATTGTGGTTGCATCAAAATAAAGGCAATAAATTTAGAAATTATAAATTTCGAAGACAATCTAACCATAAACATACataaaaaactgaaacaaatatttaaacAGACTATTATTGTACAAAATCACAAAGGGTGAAATTATTCGGGAGAATCCGAACTCAAATCTTAAATAGGACAACTTTTAGTTGGACTTTCCTCTAAGAATAGAAAAATGAACTAACTTGGATTTGGTCATTTcagcaaaagaaaaagaaacttctctcatcttcttttttctcctaagtttttttttccttttaatccGTCTCTTGCTTCTCTTTTTAAAAACAAAGAGactaattaactttttttcttttctgacaAAAACAAGAGACTAACTTATCCCTTGTATTTTTACAATTTGACCGTGTGATTTAACGGTTCACATTGTTATTTAAGAGACGGCTCAACGATGAATATTAGTTCTTgaactaaattattttaatttttgaaagccACTAGGTTTATCTAATAGTGAgaggtttgggtagtatgcttataggcaatgttttaaaacccgGACCGGTGATCGACCCGGTCATggcactgggtcactggttcactGGTCAGACCGCATGACTATTGACCcggcttatataaaaaatttaaatatattaacttgAATTTcgtaacaataaaatttaataaaaaaaaaatttcttcaaacttttttcaataaaatttcatatatttaaaagaaaaaactcaaaagcttttcatttcatcattatttatattttgattcacaTATCTAACcgtataatattataatttagtcaataaaaatattattatatcataatttttaagtagaacaacataatttataagtccaaaaaaaataatgcataattcaatatattatattaaaataaacagtgaatatatattaaattaaaaataataaggaaaaaaatatcaatgtatTTATTAATACATGTCATGGTGTTTTATAACTAATATACtagtattaaatatatttcagttATTTAGAATAACACATAAATGTGAGTGGCCTAGTGGTAGTAGTGATGTTGTTGTATCCAAGTGACCTGAGTTCAACTCCCATATGCAacatatttagaatttttttcaaataattgatTTCCTCTTCAAACTGGTTCGGTTCATGAGTGCGGGTTAACCCGGTTCCCGGTTCAACCATCAACTCGGCCGGGTCACAGCGGTTTTCGACGGTTTCAAAGCAGAACCGGTTCTGCATGCTAACCGAGCCGGCCACCCCACCGGTtcccggtccgaccggtccggtccggtttttaaaactatgCTTATAGGTCTTAGGTTCAATTCCTAATttattgtaaaccaaaaataaaaaataaattatcctGATTTTTTTCGCAATAATTAAAAgatgcattttttttcttatagactatttttttttacaatatctTAGAGACTATTGTTAAACATGAAAGTTAGGAAACGATTTAGCTAAAAGATCTCAACAATgatttcatttttcttcaaacaattatgccaacaaaataaaaactctGTCTCTCGATTATGAGTTCATTAACTCCTTTAAAGAGTGTTAAtagacatttatttttttttagaattacTAATCTATAAAAAGCATAAGTAAAGACCAAAACATAAAGGTACACATAATATGCAAGTAAATAAGTTGGTTTGATTGATTGAGtgtttaaaatgaaatataaaagtGGTATTTATAGGCATAACACAAAATCATATTGACAAAAAATGCTTCATAGTGGTATCTAATCATGTCTTTTATATTCTAGTTGTGTTGGTTGTCTTTAATTATAATTCGGGAAACAAAACCTTGTGGCTGAATTATTCGTAACACAAAATCATATTAACTACTAATGTTAGCATAAATTCGCGGGAAATGCGTACAAATACAACAATTGTCATATGCAAGTGGCGTCCCATCGCATGAAATGCATACCAAGGCGACAATTGTCGTGTGCAAGTGGCGTTCCCCGTTTCGCCTTACTCCCCATGTTTCATGACCTTTTTATCAATACTTCATACCACATATCTAATCATGTCTCATATATTCTAGTTGTCTTTAATTATAAATCGGAAAATAAAACCTTGTGGCTGAATTATTCGTAACACAAAATCATATTAACTACGAACGCTAGCATAAACTCGCGGGAAATGCGTACGAATACAACAAATGTCATATGCAAGTGGGGCCTCATGTTTCGCATTATCCCCAATTCTCATGTGTTCATAACCTTTTTATGATACTTTATATCACACATCTCTCTGATCATGTCTCATATATTCTAGTCGTGTTAGTTATCTTTAACCATAAATCAGAAAAACAAACCCTTGAAGTCGAATTATTCTTTCCACGTGACCTTAACGAAACTTTGTCATTTCCTGTACCTTTATGAACCTCATtagaattaataaaaattcaataaacttattttcttcaacttttaatCCCATCAATAGACCATTTTATTCTAATCtctaaaaacttatttttaagttttttttattacaattaaTTGAACCCAAAAACAAATGCATATTATTTTAATCTCCCACCACTAAGACCAAATTTAGggatttaatttgaatttggtaacataatttgagtttaatttgtatacaaTGTGTGTAAAAAATTTCtgcacatgcatccaatgatgtgttaccacatcatttaataaatatgacacattatatatttttaaatatcatacataatATATTGGTATATTATTAAATACATGTGTAAAATATCTTTACCTTGaaaatgcatataaattaaattcaaataatgtTTTCGAACTAGACTTGccttttaaaaatgaaatgtaACTTTTTACTATttgaaaatagtaaaaatataataataagaagaaaagaaaacaggGAAATACGCGGTTAGGATTGGACGATCGTTAGGATCAAAAATTGTgacacttttccccaaattccattttcttgttcttcatcatctttcCGTTACGCTCAACAAACCCTTCCACCATCACCAATTCATGAACTCCACAACGCTTCTTCGTTAATCTTCCTTGgtaagttttcaattttcattcatTCTCTATAATTCACAATTTCTACGTTACATtacaacaatattattattttttcttctatttatttaataataataattctttcTCTTTGCGTGTCAAATTCGATCATCTTGTTTACTACGCGCTTGAATTTTCCTCCGATCTAATTTTTCGGCGCGTGACGTGATTGCGTTTTATCAACTATAATCAACGCTTCTAGAtccttctttttcatttttttttttataaaccgaTTCgcgttattttaattttttggtgtTCGTCGTGTTTCTTAAACCCTTTGCTGAACAAATTGTTGTTGCTATTTCGATCTTCGTTTATTAAAGGTGATGATTATtgcttgtttttttatttatttttcatgaaTTCCTTTGATATTCTTTCTGATGATTTGATCTATGGTGGTTTTAggtttttaggtttttttggGGGTTTTGGGTTTTTAGGTTTTTGGTTTTCTCTCTCTTTGATGATTTGTGATATTATTTCTTAAATGTCTGGAATGGATGTTGGAAGATTGATTATTATACTTGTTAATAGCgaattaattaaattagtttttttgctCTCTTGTTAATATGATTGTTAAAGCAATGAAATCATGTTTGTTTTGGGTAATGGTGTGATATTTGATCATTTCTGGATGAATTAGGTATTATTGGTTTGGTGATTAGAAATTTTCAATTCATGGTTTGGGAATTTTTTTGTCGTAGTTTTTGCCTGAACAATGAAGATTTTGGGGTTTAAACCATATAGTTTTAATTGTGTAAATCCTTAATATTCTGTGTTTTCGATTTTGATTTGATGTTGTATTGGCTTGATGTTTCAGGAATCTAGGAGTAAATAAAGTATCTGTGATCTTTGGAGGACGCATTCTAAAGCGAacattatggatgaaacaatgGCAGCAAGATATTGGTGTCATGCTTGTTCTCAAATAGTTAGTCCCATAATGGGAATGGAGATGAAATGCCCAGTTTGTCAAGGtggatttgttgaagaaatgaGCAGTGCCACTGGTATTAGTGACTTGCCAAATATACCAGAACCTGATTTTGGACCGGATCGTTCTCCTTCCCTTTGGGCACCTATCTTGCTAGGCATGATGGGTAATCCGCGGCTTCGTAGAAGAATGAGACGTATAGAGCTTGAAGAAGACTATGATAGTGGTAATCGTGATGATGAAAATAGTGGTGTTGGACATTATGATCGAGAGCTTGAGTCCATCCTTCGAAGGAGGAGAAGAAGCTCAGCTACCATTCAACAATTGCTCCAAGGCATAAGAGCTGGATTGACATCTGAACCACAAGAGAATACTACTGACAGTGATGACCATGTTAGggaaagagaaagagagcaTGTAATCTTGATTAACCCTTTTAATCAGACTATTATAGTTCAAGGTTCCTATGATTCAAACCGGGATCAAAATGATAATCCGAACCCCATTGGGTCTCTAGGTGACTATTTTGTAGGGCCTGGTTTGGATCTATTGTTGCAACATTTGTCAGAGAATGACCCTAATAGATATGGAACTCCACCTGCACCGAAGGAAGCCGTTGAAGCTCTACCTACTGTGAAGATCAATGAGAATTTGCAATGTTCTGTCTGTTTGGATGATTTTGAAGTTGGTTCTGAAGCTAAAGAGATGCCATGTAAACATAGGTTTCATAGTGCTTGTATCCTGCCCTGGCTGGAGCTTCATAGTTCTTGTCCAGTTTGCAGGTCTCAATTGCGAGTGGATGAACCTAAGCAAGATTCTGATGTGTCAAGGAATCGCAGAAATCAAAGGGACGATGCAAATATCGGACATGCCAATGCCGATGCTGAAGGAGATAGTGAAGGGAGAAGTCCAAATGGGGGTAGAAGATTCTCGTTTCCGTGGCCTTTCAATGGATTATTTTCTTCATCAGCTTCTAGTTCCAGTTCAAATGGAAATGGTACTCAATCAGAAAGAAACTGAGTATTCTTGCATATCCATTGTACTATTCACGTGCTGCCTTGCTTTTGTACAGAGAAAACTACCGATTAAAAGACGCAACGTTGACATTATCGGTTATGATTTTTTTACCTGACTTTGTTTTTGCTAAATTTCATGCACCAGTGTTGTTATATTTCCTTCAACTTTTACCACCCAACTTGGTTTGTGTATATATATCGTTGGTTGTTTTATTTTCCCGTCTTATGAATTTCTACActggtatatatatattaagcatTGTTTTCAAATTCTCTACTTGTAAAAGTAATTTTCTTGGTCATGATTCATGACTTCTGAATTATATTGGTGTGCATGAAACTTTGTATTAACTAGTATGAGTAGAAACAGATGGAGTATTAACACGCATAGCCAAAATGTTCTTAACATAATGGAATCCATCTGACCAAATAATCTCTCCAAAATCAAACCTCCCTTGGGATTCCTTTTTCTGCTTAAAGGTCACATAATGAATTTTCTTGTTTAAACCGTGTGAATATATCAAAATCTTGGGCCATACCACAACCTCAGTTCCACTCAGTTCAGATTCtaacaaaatattatatcaCATTTGTTGTTTTGATCAATTAACAGTCCTTTTGATGATTACTGTGTGGAGTTGAGGTTTGAGAGTGTGATTGATGGGTGATTAAGAATGTCATTGGTTATTGTAGTTGCTAAGTGATTGCAGCTTGCTTCTTGAGAGGGAAGATTAACAGTCCTT
It contains:
- the LOC123909539 gene encoding E3 ubiquitin-protein ligase SIRP1-like — protein: MDETMAARYWCHACSQIVSPIMGMEMKCPVCQGGFVEEMSSATGISDLPNIPEPDFGPDRSPSLWAPILLGMMGNPRLRRRMRRIELEEDYDSGNRDDENSGVGHYDRELESILRRRRRSSATIQQLLQGIRAGLTSEPQENTTDSDDHVREREREHVILINPFNQTIIVQGSYDSNRDQNDNPNPIGSLGDYFVGPGLDLLLQHLSENDPNRYGTPPAPKEAVEALPTVKINENLQCSVCLDDFEVGSEAKEMPCKHRFHSACILPWLELHSSCPVCRSQLRVDEPKQDSDVSRNRRNQRDDANIGHANADAEGDSEGRSPNGGRRFSFPWPFNGLFSSSASSSSSNGNGTQSERN